A window from Cryptomeria japonica chromosome 1, Sugi_1.0, whole genome shotgun sequence encodes these proteins:
- the LOC131058974 gene encoding dirigent protein 23-like produces MGINKQKITHLQFYFHDRVAGKNVTAVEVASAPSTKTSATVFGKVFVLDDPLTEGPEPTSKLVGKAQGLYASASQEEFHLLMAVTYVFQGGEFNGSTLAVVGNNAVLNEVREMPIVGGSGKFRLARGYALARTHSFDLNTTNAIVHYNLTVYHY; encoded by the exons ATGGGtatcaataaa CAGAAAATAACTCACCTGCAATTCTATTTCCATGATAGAGTTGCGGGAAAAAATGTGACGGCCGTGGAGGTGGCGTCGGCTCCATCCACTAAGACGTCCGCTACTGTCTTTGGAAAGGTGTTTGTGTTGGACGACCCATTGACGGAAGGGCCTGAGCCCACCTCCAAATTGGTGGGCAAAGCTCAGGGTTTGTACGCCTCCGCCAGCCAAGAGGAATTTCACCTGTTAATGGCGGTCACCTATGTTTTTCAGGGCGGAGAGTTCAATGGCAGCACACTCGCCGTGGTGGGCAACAACGCTGTGCTTAACGAAGTAAGAGAGATGCCAATTGTGGGAGGAAGCGGGAAATTCAGGCTGGCTCGAGGATATGCCCTCGCCCGTACTCACTCCTTCGACCTCAACACTACCAATGCAATCGTTCATTACAATCTCACCGTATATCATTACTGA